The Anomalospiza imberbis isolate Cuckoo-Finch-1a 21T00152 chromosome Z, ASM3175350v1, whole genome shotgun sequence genomic interval ataattattttacaGTGCATTTTTCATCACAGACAAGATCCATTTCCTCATTTCACTGTGTCAGAAATGTGTGCTAAGGATCCAGGATTTATGTCCACGACTATTACCTCAACTCATAGATTATTTTATTACCTGTACAATGCACATAGGAGGCTAGGCTTTCAGAGGCTAGGCTTTTCTAAAGAACTGTTTGCTATGTGATTTTGTTTTAAGTATGTGCTGTACTAAAAGGTTATTTAAAGGAAGGCATAAAGGAAGATGGATCCATGTAGTCTGATCCACTGGTGTCTCTTCTGGAGTCACTTGGAGTTGTCGTGCTGTAGCTCGTATTCTTCTCAGCTTGACTTTGCTGAGGGTTCTGAGATGTTTCTGCTACAGGTTCTTGAGATACAGGTGTGTTCTGGCTGCGCTGATCTGGCAATAGTACTAAAATGTGATGGTCTACAACTGTTGAGACCTTGGTATATTCTTTGCTGGTTCCTGGAACAGTGCATTTTTTGGTCTTTCCACTCTTTTCTTTATGTTTCAGTAATAGAGTTGGTTCCTCATCTTGTCTGACTTTATGAACTTCTACATAGTCCATTAGTTTAGGATTCAGGAAAGGTGACTTGTTACTATGTTCATTTTGTCTGACCTGCACTGTGGTCTGGTCAGTTTTAGAATACTCCATCTCGCTTACCTTTTCCATGTCATCGTACACAGTTTCAGCAATAGGATATAGAGATTGACgattttcttcatttcccaCCAAAACTGGTGAATTGTTCACATTTGTGGTGTTCAGTGTTATCTTGAATGCCTCCACAGTGCTGTGGTAGGCAAACATAGCAGTCTGATTACTGGGTAACTGAGCTGCCAGCCATGTGCACGTCTTTATACTCTCACAAGGGAGTGTTTTCTGTTCTGAGGCCGTACACTGAGTGTCCCAGCTCCCTTGAccccctttcttttctttagctCTTACATCTTTAGCTCTTCCATCCGCAGATGGAAGGCTGCGGGATTCCCTGCACTTCACAGGGAGGAGAGAAGGGCTATCACAGCTCCCTCGGCCTGAGTCACTGTCTGTTTCCTTGAGcataatttttgtatttttactgGGAGTGTCATGACTTGGCATGAGTTGCTGATCCTCACTGTCCTCTACCTCCAGATATTCTATGAGTAGTTCCTCACAGTCTGATGTTGGAGGGAAACCATGGCAACCAAGAGCGCTCAGTAATTCTTCAGATTGTCCTGCCTGAAGGTATAATGAAGAGGATATACTTTTTCATTGTCAACCTTAGGGATTATATGACTAGAACAATTGTGAACAATCTACATATTTGATGTACAAAACACTTTGATAGTTACATTGCTAGACATAAACCTGATTTCTACTGCTGCAGAAAATAttgaaagaagggaaaaatattcCTGAGTTTCCTCAGTGGGGAGACAAACCAAAAATTCATGTTTGTAAtgtgggaggagcagggagcttTTAGCAGGTATGGGTCTCCTGAGTTTAACAAGAAGGAAATGGAGGAGAATTGCAGTGCAGACATATCCTGCCTCTGCAGCATGGCAAAAGACTGTGTAGAACATCTTCCATAAGAACTACTAGGAAGTTCACAGAGGCATTTCCTTGTGTCCCAGGAAACAGGGCAGTCACAGACCCTCTTTTTAAACACCCTCCTGTTACAAGTGAAAGGCAAAACTCTGACTCACACATATCCTCCACATGTTTAACCAGAAAGTGTTGCTTATTTCCAACAATGATTAACTGAAGCAGTTTTACACTTTATTGTGGTAATTGTGTCTGCTAGTATATAAGTTGGAAAAGCGATGGTGAATTCTTTTGTCGTTAGCTGTGGTACTCACCTCCAGCAGATGTGTATCTATGCCTTTTATCTTTGGTCCTGGAACTGGTGGCAGGATAAAGGCCATCATTCTAAAAAAAAAGCCCGGAGCAAACAGACCAGATATAAATACAGACGCTATCTCTATTTGTTCTCCTTTTTCCTCAGAATGTGACTGAGATTTTAAACACTTCTCCCATATCTTATACATCCCAGTTGGACCTCTGTCTCCTGCCTGCCTCACAAGCTGGGTAATTGACAAATCCAGTTACAGCTCATAAAGTACCCTTAGATGTATTATAACAAACACCAGTAGTACAAAAGTTATTCAactggaaaagcaaaattacTAATGTCTTTTTAATTGTCACCTGTCTGTTAACCTCCAGTTCTCTAATATGATTGTAAATTCATCATTGGCCAAGAAACAGTGAAGTGAGGCACAGTTCAGGAGGGTTAGTGGGGCTGTCTGTACATGTTTGACTGTCACCTGACTACTGTTAAACAGGATTTATGGTGAAGGACATGGCTTTTCCAACCACAGTTTCTATCCCTTTCTTCTACTCAGCCAGTATTTTTTGTCAGACTTGTACAAAAGCAACAATCTTTGCAACacctttctctttcaaatttgATTGAAATTAGCCAGGATTCTAAGAAATCATTTGGGAAATTGATAGAGAGGCTGGCAGAAAGACAATCTCATAATATAACCTTGTTTATTTTAGGAAATTATGACAAAACCCAAAGACATGTCTCCTACAGGAACAGGGATACTCCAAGTATGTTTGATGAATATTACGTGACTAACCATGATTAGTCAGATCTAACAGAGACAGATCTTTACCAACTGAGAATTTAGCCTGGTGTCCATAAGGAGCAGAATCACTGCTTTATCAGTTGCAAATTAAGTCAAATACCTATAACTAATAGTTTATAAGCTAAGGCAAATGCTATAGGAAATTGAATCAAATATTGGAAGTCTATTTTTGAAAAGTTTTCTCTGATCTTGGACTCCATGCAATTGTGAAATTGGTGGCTTACCTGTACCCTTTCATAATCATTATCCAGCTCATGATTAAACATATAAGAGATGACAGGACACCAACGATGATCCACACAACCATATCTTTTACTCTAAAATCTAAGAAAAACCAGAATTATTCAAGGACATGCATCTAGCATGGGCATAGTCAGCATGCCAAAAAAACTcacaaattacttttattttaaaaattggcCTAAACTGCCAAATTTATTACCAAACAGAGGccttcagcagcacagacagatCTCAACAATCCCTGTAATATCAAATAATGAATATAATTTTTACTAATGGTACTGCACAGGAAATAAACTGCCTTGGAGAAATCATACAAAAATGCATGAAGAGGAAAATTTTGTCACAGCCAATTATACTGATTGGGTTCAAATCTAGTTGTACCAAAACGGTAGTCATTTCATTATTAAATACATATCATACAATTAATTAAATGCTGGGTAAAGTGACCTAGGATTACatatttttaaggatttttattGTAATGTAACACTTTTTATACTGAAGTGCTTATTTCATATTAATTCTGCATAAAGAGTAATGAAGAGCTGTTGCTATCTGAAGGCAGTTGCTCTTTTTTGTCTGTGTCACAGTTTTAATGCAGTTGCCAGtgttcttttaattaaaaactacCATAAAGAGAACAAATGAGGCAATAGACAGAAAGGACATGGTTTAAATAAGCAAAGAAATTATTCACCCTCTTAACTATATCATAAAATAATGAAGGGGAAAGGTATCTGGGTATGGTACAGTAATGATAAGGATTTTGTTACCTTAGTGATGATGTTCTCAATCTGTCCTAGGGAAACTAAGGGATCTGCATGGGAGCCACAAACAGCtaacaaaaaaatataacatTAAATTGCATGTAATAACAATTATGGAAAGGATGCCTGGTCACTCACCAGTAGGGATCTCAATATACATTTCTGGGCTCCACTCACTCCACAATCCATGGTGGTCTGGTTTGCAGTGAATCTGTACAATGTACCTCTTTCCAGGATTTAAACTAAACATTTTGCATTGTGTTTGCTGTCCAACAAAAATAgtctggaaataaaataaatgtcacAGCTAAGGTTTTGGTAATCAAAATGTGAATATAGAATGATTCTGGATAtattttcctaataatttttgAGCAGGCATGGAATAATggtacatttattttatttctatagtTTAGCTTTCTAGCAAGTGGGAATGAGATCTGGCTCTGGTATACAGTGCAAATTAAACTGCTGTAAAAATACATCATGAATTTATGGCAAATAGGAGAGGAGCTGTGGTAACGGTAGGAATTGCAGTGGTgacaggaagaggaggaggcagagatgAATGAGGGAGGAAGAAACAgagatggagaaagaaaatgcagagaggaagagggaaTGTGGAGTTGTGGAAATGTACAGGGTAATTAAAAGTAGGTCTTGCAATGCTCAGAGGGCCAGAGGGAAGTGCAgtgggagggagaaggaaggaggagatACAGAGGTGGTTTGGAAGTTCTGCAGACAAGAAGGGAATGGAGTCAAACACCAACAGCTGGAGTCTTTCATTTGCCACTCAGCTGCTTAAGTTGTAGATCCTGGCCatagaaaattattattgttgtGTGGCCACTACAATTACCACCTgatgtttatttaaataaatttaaattattttatgtaatgTCACTGAGCTTTCTGTTATCCAAGAAGTGCTTGTGGTTAAGAACAAATTATCATGAAAGAAACATATCTGAGATACCAGCAGGAAATCATAGGTCACACATgcacttttgaaaaattatgAACTATTTAGAGTGTCTGCTTCATGACTTTCAGGCATGGGACCTAGCTGACAAAATCTAACTAGTCAGAAAACATCTAGCAAAAACTTGTGACATCCTTACCTCCCATTCCTCTCCTTCTTCAGGCTTTAGTTGCAATTCATATTCAAGGGTAAGCCATCCAGATCTGACATCAGCCAGTGGTGGTGGAGACCATGTCAGGACCAGATACGGTTTTCTCTTTATTGACTTTTTTAATTCCAGAGTTATATTCACGGGAGGATCTGGCTGTACTGTTGAAATAAAAGAACTGTGAATAAGAATCTTAAGTAACTTTTTCCCTTGTAGCTTAGgaagaaatataaattatgtGATTGAAGAATTGCCATCTCCATTGGGTCTGCTAATTTGGAACTGCTACTGGAATATAGAAATCAAGAGGTTTCACATAAAAAAGTATGGATTTATGAACTTTAAAACTCTTCTGAATAGTAGTAAGTATGTTGAATTCATGTTTGAGATTTGACTTAACCATTTatcatcaaaaatattttttcttacatttccatttattgttACTTTTCGCCACAACAGTATTTCAAAGTTAACAACTTTAATGTTATGTTATGAAAGTTGTGTTCTACTATAATCTTATCAAAGCTTGGCATAAATATTTAGGAACACTGAAAACATGGATGCAGCTAATGAAACTTGTCCCCTCCATCTTTTACATTCAGAAAACACAACCACATGATCCCTACACTTTTAAGTAAGGATACTTAAAAGTAAACCAAGCATATTAAAGCTCTGTCtgtatataaaaaataaaccaaaatggAACACAGGTTTCTTCTACAGTCAGGCTTGCATCTTCCTCAGTTCACAGGTAGAGCTTCTGCATATTGTGCATGTATTTTATCACTGTCTGATCAAAGATTCATCAGGTCATTGCACTGAGGTAACCTATAAAGCCATTTCTCCAGCAGCCTTTTTCCATTTGCCAGATTCCTGGCAGCCAGATCCTTGACAACAAAATGGTTATCAAGGATAATGTTCCGTTCCCTTAGATAAAACCCTAATTATTTGTTCACAGTCACTCTGTAGAAAAAGTCTGAGAAAGAGATTATCAGTACACTGCTATAAAAAGCACtaatgcagcttctcttgggTCTGGGAACTACTTTTGGGTAATCAGATTTAAATATTATTAGTTAAAAGATCAAATTGATTTCTGTTGCTTGTACAGTGGAAAAAAGATTTTAGCTGGATGATGTTTCTTAGGGTTTGACTACAAGAAATATGGAAAACCAATAAATGTTTATCTGAACATAACTAGCATTTTTGGCTTCTTCTGAAAATAAGATGGTAAAGGGATGAATATTGATTTGTTATTACACTAAGTAATATCTTATTTATATAAGTTTTTAACTTGGATATAATACTACATATAAGGAGAGCTGGAATTGAAATTCTTGTGTCAAAACCCATGATTCTGAATAATTTGGTTTCACAGAAACTACTTTTTAACTCTTACCTATGTAAGTCACATCCACATAATGAGGATCAGAGACATTACTTCCCATTTCATTAGTTGCCCTCACAGTAATATTGTATATGGTCCAGAAAGAGGTGTGCTTTTTATCGAAGTAGCACGAATTGGGGCCTGCAGTTTTGTAATCTGGACATTCAtaaactttttcttctctgaaatgaAAGAATCCCAGTGATTAGGTTACACAGACTAAAACACCTGATTTTGGTTACTAGTACTTCAGCATTATTTAGGGCTGGATCTGATTTTTCACACCTGGCACTGTGAAGAAAGTCAGAAAACTGCTTCCAGCCTGAAGAGTCATTGGACAATCCCAGAGACTGCACTAAGCATTTTCTCCACCAAGTAAACACCACAAAGCCTGAAGAATTTAGGCTATTGCAGATGCAGCTGTGGGCTAGTACAGCACAGCTCTTAATTCTCTGAAAGCCACTGTCCACTGCACAGCCCAGAGCCCATACATATTCCAGAAGTGATTGCTGAAATCTTCTAACCTAtctattaaaaaatatgtatttccaaTGTTCATCTCACACTTACAGGAATTCTGCATATTACGCTAATATGCTTTCAGAATTTGTTTGGTCTTTCATCTCTtgataacttaaaaaaaaaaatctacttagTACTCTCCTTCACATCCATACCCAAGCTTCCCAAAGTCAGAGGAGGGGTAGGAGACGAAATTGAGTATGTAGTATTTGTTTTCATGCTCTTCCTGGatgcacaaaagaaaaagttatGGATGTGGACCTCTTACTCTACCATACCTGGCTAGACCAGTATCTGTCTGGTCTGAGAGCCCACACTAAGAGTGGGCTCTCAGCTGACATTTACAGAGTTTAGGTAATTGTAAGGTAGAGCAGTACTAGGTGAAATAAAAAGGACCAAAAGACCTAAAAAAATGTATTGActctttctttaaaatgaatatttagcACTTTATCTGAATTCCAAGGAAAGATTACAGAAACCAGGAGATATTTATACCTTATGAATACTAGTGCAAAACAAGCCTTATCAGAAGATAAAAGTTTTAGTATCTGGTCATTTTGGAAAGTTTTATTTATAAGATTGCATGTTGAAGAGTTTTAGGATTGTGCAGTTGTATTGTGTACTAATACACTGAAAAGACAGAATTCACAGTAATTATATACCTGCCATTATAAAGAGATCAAGATTTAATATTTCGGTTTTAGACAtgttgctgctttagtgtgaTGCTAGAACATGCCACTGGACAAAACCATGGACTACAGAAAACGGCATCTCCCAAAATAAGAAACCAATGAGGATTGATTTTCCAGGTCCTTCCAACAAAACACTGAATAACTGTACAGCACTTATTACCCCTCTTTGCTGTAAAGCAAAGTGTGTTTCGTCAAAAGTCCTCCATCTGAAGCAGGTTTCCACCAACAagtaaatgtttctttttcaggaGAACGGCACTTTATTATTATAGGCTTTTCAGGAGGTAACTGTTCTGTAAGAGATAAAGAAATGAACTAATTATTAAGTTTAATTCATTAGGTCCATCTTGAATTTGTAAAACAGAGAacaggaaaatatgaaaaaagaaaaagttttgcTTCGTAGTGGCACAGGAAAGGAAAGACAATTTGCTGCTTAGGACAACAACTTGCTACTTTTGCCTCGATTCAGAATTCTCTCTCACTGCAGCCGCACTGAAGAACAGTTTTAGTTTTCTGCCTGTGGCTTTCTTCTGCCCCAAAATCTCATAAAGGATGTTGAAATACTGTCATAGCAGGCTCTatagaattatttaaaatacactCTACTATATCCAAATAGATTGGATATCTATTTTCTATAGTGTTCTGGTTTCAGCTAGGACAGAGATAATTTCTTCTCAGTAACTGGAATAGTGCTGTGGTTTGGATACATAGGAGAATAATTTTCATAATACAGGGATATATTGTTACTATGTCATGGTTATCCTAAGCCAAGGACCTTTTTGTGTCTCCTGCTCTGTCAGTGAAGAgctacaaaacagaaaaaaaaaggttgggAGTGACTATATGCAGGACAAGTAACCTGACCAAGAGGATTCCATAGAACATTATCTCCAGCATACAAATTTAGGAGTTACCCAGAACCAGTGACCATCAGGATTCAGAAGTGTAGTCTGGCACTGATCAGCAGTGGGTGAGCAAATATATTGTCCATAATTTCCCCCCCCTCCCTCTTTAATCATAATCATAATAATAATCACAatcataataaaaaatattagtattagtattacattttactttgttttaattattgaACTGTTCTTATCCCAACCCACAGATTTTACCTTTGATTCTTCCCCTCATTCCACCATGGTGACATatgagtgagcagctgtgtgcTGGTTTGTTGCCAGCTGAGTTTAAACCATTACATACAAAACCAATTTTTGTCAAAATATGTGTTTTAAGATTGTTCTGTTTGTTTGAAAGGTATGCtgtcattttcttttgcttttaggTAATAAATGAAGACTGTAAATGTATGTCTATTTGTTTGTGTTCTTGGCAGTAATTTGCTTCTGAAGTACTCAAAATATACAGAGAAGCAGCTCTCATATTTCACTGTAATGTTTTTATGTTCAGTACTCAGGCTACTTGCATGATTGCTCCTGAGCAAGTTTTTATAGTTTCAAGAACAGCACTTAAGAACTGGGTGGAGAAAAATGCTTGAATTTTGAATATGATGATGCTTGTCAAAACCCTGAAGTGATTGAAACTTTTGCAATTATGTATTTGTTGCAAAAATATTCCTATTACATCAATAATGCATATTTTCTACTATGTACAGGAGAGACATTGATTTTCCAAATTTCTAATTTCTAAGGCAGATCTGAAAATgggacatttaaaaaatatttttctattaacaGTACTTCAACAATATCCATGTCTAATAATGAATAATACAACTAATAACTGAAGAAGTTTTGAGACAGCTAGGCTGAAGTTTCTGGCAACAAGATATGATGTCATACATATTTAATGTGTCTACTCAAATCCAGTAAAACACAGATAGTGACTTCCATGTGGTAGTATCTGTAACTGTCATGAATGCTTTCAGTCCAGGCCCTTATACAAAAACATTACCTCATATTTATAGCTACAGACAAAACCaacatgatttttaaataaagagaCAGGTACAATAAATTATTTAGGCACGCCTGTATCAGAAGTGACTTCCTAGTAAATCCCACCTTGTTTATCATAGCCAGTTTCAGCAGAGGATCCTGAGCAGATCAACAAGATTAACAAGGCAATTACACAGAAAGTATGGTAAAATGCATTGAGCACTACCAAGTACCCATGTGAGAGGCCAGGTTTTCGGGACTGGCATTTAGACACCTTCACAGCATTGAACATGCTACACTTTAAAAGCAATTTACAGAGCAGCAATCATTCACTCACCTTTAGGGATCTGAATGCTTTTTTCTGAGCTCCACTCGCTCCATTCTCCGAGGTCTAACATGCAACGCACCTGAACAACATACTTCACCCCAGCTTTCAGGCTGCTCACCTCATAGTGTGTCTGCATTCCTACAGATACTGtctgtaaaagaaaatggactggggaaaataataaagaattGGACCACTTAAATGAATAAACCATAAAGGAATAGCCATGAGTCTGATTTCTGAAAGTCAGGGAAGTTAATTTGCGTATTTATAAGATATCAATTACAAAGAAGCAAAAGTAGTGATTTAGCAGAAAAAAGGTCACTGCTGATTTTGATATTCAAGAGCATATTGAACTGTAGACTTCCTAATACTCCATCAAATACGCAATGCAAGGAGCATTACAAGTACCAGCCTACATATAAACCCCACATTGAAATTCTTCTCAGTGACTTTAAGTGACTTTCTCAGACTCTTCTAATTTCTCCTCAGAACTATTTCAAAATGCATAGCATTCTCCACCATTAAGGCATCAACAAGCTAGGGCATGTGATTATAAGTTTAAGAATGATGTTTTGTCCTGAAAACTCAGCTGAAGCAGTACTGAAGCTGATTCCTAGAAATATGGCAACAGGTGGGGAATGCCACTGGAAATAGTTAAATGTGAGTAGGCCACAACAGAATTTCTGAGAGCCAGGTTGCCTCCAACTGATCATGTTGAAGAGGATGATGATAACTGGGTTTTGTCATACATAACATTAGGATGATTATGTAAATATATTGAATTTCACCGTCTCTACAGACCactccatttttctttctttattcaGATTTGGTTACATTAATTTTTctattcttaattttttataGGACCAATTACACTGAGACAAGAGAATTCACTGAATACagcatttataaaataaatatatttttcccctACCTCCcactcttccttttcctcaggCTTTAGTCGTAGCTCATAGTGATATACATGTGAATTAGAGCTGGCATCAGCTAATGGGGGTGGAGACCATTTTGCCCAAAGGTATGACAGGTTAGCAGATGTGTTTGTTTCTAGAGAGAGGTTCGCAGGAGCATCTGGCTGAACTGTATAAATGAATGAAAAGTGTGCCATTTAATTTtgtcccaaaaaaaaccacctcctTTATGGTTTTGTATGTTATCATACTATTTTCAGAAGTCTTTcgtttttcctttctcctcaaTGAGTTTAACTAGCTCCTGAATTCCAACAGTGTCAGCAAATCTTAAACTTTACTCTGAATTTGTAAGGCTAaggaaatacaaataataattttataagGCCACTCTTGCAAAATTAAAATGCCAGCTATTTCATAGATAGAAAAACTAAGTATATTATAATTAAAATGGTATATTATGTGTGTGCAGAAAGTAGAATGGAGTCAGGAATATAAAATACTACAGAAAGCCTGTATAATGCTCAGGCAGTTATTTTTACCCTTCCAAGACTGCAATGCCAGCAGTTAAAAAgacttttacattttaaatattagaTACCTTAACCTAATTTGAAAAATTTATAATCCACATTGAGTCTAATTAAAATACTGCAGACAACTAGAAAATGAAGCAAATTTTTCAGCTAAAGTTAAAAGTTTTACATGTTTATACATGAAATTCTTACAATCAAGTATGTAGTTActcaatttaaaattaaaacacagtTTTCACATACATTTAACATCCATATTTTAGATTATCTGTAAATAAACACCTCTCAATAGCAAGTTTCACATCATGAGGAAAGAAATCTTTCACCACTGCTTGCTCTAGGATTAAAAACTGCTCACATCTCCAACTAgtttgttttccatttcattcTTTGATTTTACCTATGGAAGTTACATCCACATGCTGAGGATCTGAGCTGTTACTTCCAATCTCATTCGTTGCCGTTACAGTGATAATATATGTTGTCCAGGGATTAGTGTGGTTTTTATCGAAGTAGCAGGAATTCGGACCTGATGTTAGGTAGTCTGGACATTCATAgattttttcttcactgaaacaaaattatttaataatttaggAAATGAAGCAATGCAGATAATATTCTAGTAATGGAATAGATTCAGAAgagaaatctgaaatatttgtgtatacacacacacacacacacacacacacacacatatatatataaatttaaaattttatatgaTATATATCTATAATCCCATCTCTTGGAAACATTTTGGTACATGTCAAATGCCATTACCATAAATGCttcatttacatttttgttGCCATTGTTTTGATGAATGCTCTCACCCCTTTTTGTATACATAAGAATAAATCAACAAAATAATAGAAACAGAAATTTCCAGAGAcagaacaaagaaattttaacaATATTTATAAGCAAGTAagagggaaatgaaaaatatttccttcaatTAGATAAGTTGCTAAATATCTTTGCATATTACCCCTAGAAATTAAACTTATGGGCTCTATGGCAGAGAGTTCTTTTATTGATTAGTTTGTTTTCAGCAAGGTCAgaaaatcatttaggttggaaaagacctctaagattgTCAAGTCAAGCTTTGACCACCTTCTCAACCAGAccatagcaccaagtgccatgtccagtaGTTTACGGAACACCTCCAGAAATGGTGACTGCCCACCTCCCTGgccagcccattccaatgcctaCCCATcgtttcagtgaagaaattcttcctgaggTCCAATCTGGATTGGATTCTTCAGGAGAGGGATTATTTTGTGCCCAAAGCTGGCCTAGGTGATGTACTCAGAGCCTACCTGAGGTGAGAAGAACTATACAAACCCAAAGCATCAGCTGATGTGATACAAGAATGAACATTAATTCCTCTATTATGCTTTATGTACCATCAGTAATAAGGTTTCTTAGTTTCCAGGCAGTTTTGTCACAGTTCACAAAGAAAAGATGGGAGAAAAGAGTCTATACCTAAGAGAAAATAAGCCTAGAAAGGCAATTGTGGCCCACGTCTAAAATGCTTGGCAGGGCCTGGGCTTAGAAGATTTAACGAAATGGATAAGCACTCCCATCCTTCCCTAAGCAAAATTACTCTGGGCAATGACAGGTATGAATTAAAATGTTCATTAAAGTTTTTGATCAAGGCTGAAACATCTGGGCtttcataaaataaaagttctcaAATCATCATTGTGTGTGGTAACTTCATTAAAGACTGCATCTTTTTCTGCTCAATGACTTGGAATGTTTAATTGTAGCAGGGATGTCTGAAGCTTTATCTTACCTATTCTGAATCTCCCTGGATTTGAAAAAAATGTAGTCTCTGAGCCTCCCTGCTTACTTGTCCCTTTTCAAAGACTAAATGTTTTCAGGAAGAAAGTATAGTTAAACAAAGATAGACAAGTTAAGTAAAGTTGCCAAACATATGCACTTCATTCCTGAACAGGATGAGGAAGTTGAGAATTTATCAAAATATTAACTTTTGAGATGCGATACCTATGTCTCATTTCACTGCATTTTGGGAACCATTGaccacaaaaccaaaaggagaaaaaatgacTATAGTCCAGATGGGGGTTTTGGTATGCAGGGTAATGGACAAGCTCCTTGGCAGGGCCCCAGGGGCCCCGCCAGCCCTCACTGCCCAGCCCTTCCATGGGGACCTGGGTCCCAGGTCTCCAGTTCAGCTGGTTTCCAgctccacacagccctgcctttCCCAGTCACAGCCCCCTGAGCCAGCCCAACCCCTGAGCTGatgtcccagcccagcctggcctcagcctgtccctgtccccaggaaaGTGACTGATGCTGAGGGCTGGGctgcctccctcctgccctctccaTGGCTGGGGT includes:
- the PRLR gene encoding prolactin receptor — translated: MKQRFISSVQIILQLALTTVGLTGQSYPGKPQIIRCRSQEKETFSCWWKPGSDGGLPNNYTLFYSKNSEEKIYECPDYLTSGPNSCYFDKNHTNPWTTYIITVTATNEIGSNSSDPQHVDVTSIVQPDAPANLSLETNTSANLSYLWAKWSPPPLADASSNSHVYHYELRLKPEEKEEWETVSVGMQTHYEVSSLKAGVKYVVQVRCMLDLGEWSEWSSEKSIQIPKEQLPPEKPIIIKCRSPEKETFTCWWKPASDGGLLTKHTLLYSKEGEEKVYECPDYKTAGPNSCYFDKKHTSFWTIYNITVRATNEMGSNVSDPHYVDVTYIVQPDPPVNITLELKKSIKRKPYLVLTWSPPPLADVRSGWLTLEYELQLKPEEGEEWETIFVGQQTQCKMFSLNPGKRYIVQIHCKPDHHGLWSEWSPEMYIEIPTDFRVKDMVVWIIVGVLSSLICLIMSWIMIMKGYRMMAFILPPVPGPKIKGIDTHLLEAGQSEELLSALGCHGFPPTSDCEELLIEYLEVEDSEDQQLMPSHDTPSKNTKIMLKETDSDSGRGSCDSPSLLPVKCRESRSLPSADGRAKDVRAKEKKGGQGSWDTQCTASEQKTLPCESIKTCTWLAAQLPSNQTAMFAYHSTVEAFKITLNTTNVNNSPVLVGNEENRQSLYPIAETVYDDMEKVSEMEYSKTDQTTVQVRQNEHSNKSPFLNPKLMDYVEVHKVRQDEEPTLLLKHKEKSGKTKKCTVPGTSKEYTKVSTVVDHHILVLLPDQRSQNTPVSQEPVAETSQNPQQSQAEKNTSYSTTTPSDSRRDTSGSDYMDPSSFMPSFK